A window of Castanea sativa cultivar Marrone di Chiusa Pesio chromosome 1, ASM4071231v1 contains these coding sequences:
- the LOC142621085 gene encoding trafficking protein particle complex II-specific subunit 120 homolog: protein MEPDVSIETSSVIRIAVLPIGTVPPSLLREYQTMLLRQQTIPQSAISSFYTEHQKSPFAHQPWDTGSLRFKFILGGAPPSPWEDFQSNRKILAVIGICHCPSSPDLDSVIDQFNSACKSYASALVHRCFAFCPGDSQLEDGSKKGGNLKLFPPADTQTQEMHLQTMMQDIAASLLMEFEKWVLKAESAGTILKTPLDSQASLNSEEVLKAKKRRLARSQKTIGDYCLLAGSPVDASAHYATSQELARLTGDYFWYAGALEGGVCALLLDRMGQKDPAMEEEVRYRYNSVIVHYRKSFIQDNAQRVSPLSFELEATLKLARFLCRRELAKEVVELLTSAADGAKSLIDASDRLILFVEIARLYGTIGYQRKAAFFSRQIAQLYLQQENRLAAISAMQVLAMTTKAYRVQSRTSTSEHSLPNKQIGSSHVDGGKMHHHSVVSLFESQWSTLQMVVLREILLSAVRAGDPLAAWSAAARLLRSYYPLITPAGQNGLASALSNSADRLPSGTRCADPALPFIRLYSFPLHPSQMDIVKRNPEREDWWAGSAPSGPFIYTPFSKGESNDSSKQDLIWVVGEPVQVLVELANPCGFDLRVDSIYLSVHSGNFDAFPVSVNLPTNSSKVITLSGIPTSVGPVTIPGCMVHCFGVVTEHLFKDVDNLLLGATQGLVLSDPFRCCGSAKLRNVSFPNISVVPPLPLLVPHVGGGDGAIILYEGEIRDLWINLANAGTVPVEQAHISLSGKNQDCVISVACETLKAALPLKPGSEVTIPVTLKAWQLGLVDPDPAAGKSAFGSMMRHFKDGSSPAVVIHYAGSLSSSGDPSTVGSSVPPGRRLVVPLQICVLQGLSFVKARLLSMEIPAHVGENLPMPVHVDSQSTERAIGSESKLDRLVKIDPFRGSWGLRFLELELSNPTDVVFDISVSVQLENPSSADNDSADQDAIEYGYPKTRIDRDCSARVLIPLEHFKLPILDGSFFMKDIQADGPAGSRNSSFSEKNAKAELNASIKNLISRIKVRWQSGRNSSGELNIKDAIQAALQASVMDVLLPDPLTFGFRLVRNGLEPAKLDSTNELNSSVQSSASKGPVLAHEMTPMEVLVRNNTKDLIKMSLSITCRDVAGENCVEGAKATVLWAGILSGITIEIPPLQEIKHSFSLYFLVPGEYTLVAAALIDDANDILRARARTHSPDEPIFCCGPPYNVRVIGTA from the exons ATGGAGCCAGACGTGAGCATCGAGACCTCCTCAGTGATCCGAATCGCGGTCCTGCCGATCGGCACGGTCCCTCCGAGTCTACTCCGGGAGTACCAAACGATGCTGCTCCGGCAGCAGACGATTCCGCAATCGGCAATCAGCTCCTTCTACACGGAGCACCAGAAATCACCCTTCGCGCATCAGCCATGGGACACCGGTAGCCTCCGATTCAAATTCATACTCGGCGGAGCTCCACCGAGTCCCTGGGAAGATTTCCAGTCCAATCGCAAGATCCTCGCCGTAATCGGGATCTGCCATTGTCCTTCCTCTCCAGATCTCGATTCCGTCATCGATCAATTCAATTCCGCTTGCAAATCCTACGCCTCCGCTCTCGTCCACCGCTGCTTCGCCTTTTGCCCCGGCGATTCTCAG CTAGAAGATGGCAGTAAAAAAGGAGGTAATTTGAAGTTGTTTCCTCCAGCAGACACTCAAACGCAAGAGATGCATTTACAGACGATGATGCAAGACATTGCTGCGTCTCTGTTGATGGAGTTCGAGAAATGGGTGCTTAAGGCAGAATCTGCTGGAACTATTCTCAAGACGCCATTAGATTCTCAAGCCAGTCTCAATTCAGAGGAG GTCCTCAAGGCAAAAAAACGAAGGCTTGCCCGGTCACAAAAGACTATAGGTGATTACTGTTTGTTGGCAGGATCGCCTGTTGATGCTAGTGCCCACTACGCAACTTCACAAGAACTTGCAAGGTTGACTGGTGATTACTTTTGGTATGCCGGTGCATTGGAGGGTGGTGTTTGTGCCTTACTG TTAGACCGGATGGGCCAAAAGGATCCGGCTATGGAGGAAGAGGTTAGATATCGATATAATAGTGTCATTGTGCACTACAGAAAGTCATTTATTCAAGACAATGCTCAGAG AGTTTCACCCCTAAGCTTTGAACTTGAGGCTACACTAAAACTGGCAAGGTTCCTTTGCAG AAGAGAGCTGGCTAAGGAGGTAGTGGAGTTGTTGACCAGTGCTGCTGATGGTGCTAAATCATTGATTGATGCCAGTGATAGGCTCATATTATTTGTTGAAATAGCTCGGTTGTATGGGACTATTGGTTATCAGCGAAAAGCTGCCTTCTTTTCAAGGCAGATTGCTCAGTTGTATCTGCAACAAGAAAATAGACTGGCTGCTATAAGTGCCATGCAAGTTTTGGCAATGACAACAAAGGCATATCGTGTTCAAAGTAGAACATCCACCTCTGAACATTCTCTTCCAAAT AAGCAAATCGGATCAAGTCATGTGGATGGTGGAAAAATGCATCATCATTCAGTAGTCTCCCTATTTGAGTCTCAATGGAGCACCCTGCAGATGGTCGTGCTGAGAGAGATACTGCTTTCTGCAGTTCGTGCGGGAGATCCTCTTGCTGCATGGAGTGCAGCAGCACGCCTACTAAGATCTTATTACCCTTTAATTACACCTGCAGGGCAAAATGGCCTTGCTAGTGCACTCTCAAATTCAGCAGACAGACTTCCATCAGGAACTCGCTGTGCTGATCCTGCTTTGCCTTTCATAAG GCTTTATTCTTTTCCTCTCCATCCCTCACAAATGGACATTGTAAAGCGGAATCCAGAAAGAGAAGATTGGTGGGCTGGATCTGCTCCTTCTGGGCCTTTTATTTATACACCATTCAGCAAAGGAGAGTCAAATGATAGCAGCAAGCAAGATCTGATCTGGGTCGTTGGAGAACCTGTCCAGGTCTTGGTAGAGTTAGCAAATCCATGTGGCTTTGACTTAAGGGTTGATAGTATATATCTTTCTGTGCATTCAGGGAATTTTGATGCTTTCCCAGTTAGTGTTAATCTTCCGACCAATTCATCCAAGGTGATCACCCTATCAGGAATCCCAACTTCAGTTGGGCCAGTGACAATTCCTGGCTGTATGGTCCATTGTTTTGGAGTTGTTACTGAACACCTGTTTAAAGATGTTGACAATCTTTTACTTGGAGCAACACAAGGACTTGTGCTTTCTGACCCATTTCGTTGCTGTGGGTCTGCAAAGTTGAGGAATGTATCTTTTCCAAATATTTCTGTTGTACCACCACTTCCATTGCTAGTGCCACATGTTGGCGGTGGCGATGGGGCCATTATATTATATGAAGGTGAAATTCGTGATCTGTGGATTAACCTGGCTAATGCTGGTACAGTTCCAGTTGAGCAGGCGCATATTTCACTCTCAGGGAAAAACCAAGATTGTGTCATCTCAGTGGCATGTGAAACCTTAAAAGCTGCCCTCCCTTTGAAGCCTGGTTCAGAAGTGACAATACCTGTGACCTTAAAAGCCTGGCAGCTTGGCTTAGTGGATCCTGATCCTGCAGCTGGCAAGAGTGCCTTTGGTAGCATGATGAGGCATTTCAAAGATGGAAGCAGCCCTGCAGTGGTGATCCATTATGCAG GGTCTCTGTCAAGTTCTGGAGATCCTTCAACGGTTGGATCTTCTGTGCCTCCTGGAAGACGACTGGTTGTTCCCTTGCAGATTTGTGTTTTGCAGGGTTTGTCCTTTGTAAAGGCTCGATTGCTTTCAATGGAAATTCCTGCACATGTGGGTGAAAACCTTCCTATGCCAGTTCATGTTGATAGTCAATCTACTGAAAGAGCTATTGGTTCTGAAAGTAAATTAGACAGATTGGTGAAAATTGATCCTTTCAGAGGAAGTTGGGGACTTCGTTTTCTTGAACTTGAGTTGTCTAATCCAACGGATGTTGTGTTTGACATTAGTGTTTCTGTCCAATTGGAAAACCCCAGCAGTGCAGATAATGATTCTGCTGACCAAGATGCTATTGAATATGGTTATCCTAAAACAAGAATTGATAGAGATTGCTCCGCAAGGGTATTGATACCGCTGGAGCACTTTAAACTACCTATTCTTGATGGTTCCTTCTTTATGAAGGATATTCAGGCAGATGGTCCAGCTGGCAGCAGAAATTcaagtttttcagaaaagaatGCTAAGGCTGAACTTAATGCTTCAATCAAGAACCTAATTTCTAGAATAAAGGTCAGATGGCAATCAGGGCGGAATAGCTCTGGAGAATTGAATATCAAGGATGCTATACAGGCAGCACTTCAGGCATCTGTAATGGATGTACTGTTGCCAGATCCATTGACATTTGGCTTCAGGCTTGTTAGAAATGGTCTTGAGCCTGCAAAACTTGATTCAACCAATGAGTTAAATAGTAGTGTTCAATCTTCTGCTTCTAAAGGTCCTGTACTGGCACATGAGATGACTCCTATGGAAGTTCTGGTTCGTAATAACACTAAGGATTTGATTAAAATGAGTCTCAGTATTACATGCAGAGATGTAGCTGGAGAAAATTGTGTAGAGGGTGCCAAGGCAACTGTCTTATGGGCTG gtaTTTTGAGTGGGATCACAATTGAGATTCCTCCACTTCAAGAAATCAAGCATTCTTTCTCGTTGTATTTTCTTGTCCCCGGTGAGTATACATTGGTAGCTGCTGCATTGATAGATGATGCTAATGACATCCTCAGGGCTAGAGCAAGGACTCATTCCCCTGATGAGCCAATCTTCTGTTGTGGACCTCCTTATAATGTCCGTGTCATTGGGACTGCCTGA